In the Sus scrofa isolate TJ Tabasco breed Duroc chromosome 7, Sscrofa11.1, whole genome shotgun sequence genome, one interval contains:
- the CDSN gene encoding corneodesmosin has product MDSLRASRIGRAGGRGMLALLLASLLLQGTLAKSIGTFLDPCKDPTRIASPNDPCLLGKGGSSSFSSHSSSSSSSSSISSPSGSSGGSHGGSSGSGGGSGGSSGSSSGSSGGSGGSIAVHSGSSGSSFKPGTGYSQISYSSGSGSSLQGASSSSQSGSISSQSAGGLSSSVSHTSWMSSSSGQKVNSNLRPCSSDVPDSPCSGGPIVSQSGSYISSSHSVSGGKKPVVVVVEQHGSGGPRVGQGAPCSSGGLPGKPCPPITSVDKFGSYEVVGGSSDSYLVPGMTYSGGKIYPVGYFTKDNPVKGSPGAPSFAAGPPISEGKYFSSNPIIPSHSSSSSNIYQSGASSAIVFQPVGSGGVQPCGVGSSGSKGPCSLSGSGVHSSSSISSSSGSSFHPCGTVSQGPCSPPGTGSFSGSSSSKSGGKIILQPCGSKSSSSGHPCISVSSSTLSGGPDGSPQPDPSAGAKPCGSGSSGKIPCRSIRDILAKVKPLGPQLADPEVFLPQGELPESP; this is encoded by the exons ATGGACTCTTTGCGAGCATCCCGGATAGGGCGTGCGGGAGGGCGCGGGATGCTGGCATTGCTGCTGGCCAGTCTCCTCCTGCAAG GGACCTTGGCCAAGAGCATCGGGACTTTCTTAGACCCCTGCAAGGACCCCACGCGTATTGCCTCCCCCAATGACCCCTGTCTCCTGGGGAAGGGGGGCTCCAGCAGCTTCAGTAGCCACAGTAGCTCCAGCAGTTCCAGCAGCTCCATTTCTAGTCCCAGTGGCTCCAGTGGTGGCTCCCATGGTGGCTCCAGTGGCTCCGGTGGTGGTTCCGGTGGTTCCAGTGGCAGCTCCAGTGGCTCCAGTGGTGGCTCTGGTGGATCCATTGCTGTCCATAGCGGTTCTTCAGGATCCTCGTTTAAGCCGGGAACAGGCTATTCGCAGATCAGCTACTCCTCCGGATCTGGCTCTAGTCTACAAGGTGCCTCCAGCTCCTCCCAGTCAGGAAGCATTAGCTCCCAGTCTGCAGGAGGCTTGAGCTCTTCTGTTTCCCACACCTCCTGGATGTCCAGCAGCAGTGGCCAAAAGGTCAACTCCAATCTGCGCCCCTGTAGTTCCGACGTCCCTGACTCTCCCTGCAGTGGGGGCCCCATCGTCTCGCAGTCTGGCTCCTACATCTCCAGCTCCCACTCTGTGTCTGGGGGGAAAAAGcccgtggtggtggtggtggagcagCACGGCTCTGGTGGCCCCAGAGTGGGCCAAGGGGCCCCCTGTAGCAGCGGCGGCCTTCCAGGCAAGCCCTGTCCCCCCATCACCTCCGTAGACAAATTCGGCAGCTATGAGGTGGTGGGTGGCTCCTCTGATAGTTATCTGGTCCCAGGCATGACCTACAGTGGGGGCAAAATCTACCCTGTGGGCTACTTCACCAAAGATAACCCTGTCAAAGGCTCTCCAGGGGCCCCCTCTTTTGCAGCAGGGCCCCCCATCTCTGAGGGCAAATACTTCTCCAGCAATCCCATCATCCCCAGCCACAGCTCTTCTAGTTCCAACATCTACCAGTCGGGAGCATCCTCGGCCATTGTGTTCCAGCCAGTGGGCTCTGGTGGGGTCCAGCCCTGTGGCGTTGGCTCTAGCGGCTCTAAAGGGCCCTGCTCCCTCTCCGGTTCTGGAGTCCACAGCAGTTCTAGCATTTCAAGCAGTTCTGGTTCATCCTTCCATCCCTGTGGCACTGTTTCCCAGGGGCCCTGCTCGCCGCCTGGCACCGGCTCTTTCAGTGGCAGCTCCAGCTCGAAATCTGGTGGCAAAATCATCCTTCAGCCCTGTGGCAGCAAGTCCAGCTCTTCTGGCCACCCTTGCATTTCTGTCTCCTCCTCGACCTTGAGCGGGGGTCCAGATGGCTCTCCCCAACCTGATCCCTCAGCTGGTGCCAAGCCCTGTGGTTCCGGCAGCTCTGGAAAGATCCCCTGCCGCTCCATCCGGGACATCCTAGCCAAAGTGAAGCCTCTGGGGCCCCAGCTAGCTGACCCCGAGGTCTTCCTACCCCAGGGAGAGTTACCTGAGAGTCCATAA